From the Treponema sp. J25 genome, one window contains:
- a CDS encoding M15 family metallopeptidase, whose protein sequence is MIQKRLYTLMGVGVFLGIVLIGLGALPAYQRLFGPREVLKAYEQAFPDRVRDVSWQEGDWTITVAETTLFWAQGRILPAEERSEWQKYLPYVFYTYPESPPDPRQYTPERIEQLRLLGDAEQRKNGPDHHPLFRSLLYEGRSRGEVEAQIVAIQFFGKKVSVHRRIAAALRRIDTKTRSLAKTNQKVATFLSTVGTIGGYNWREIRGTQRMSFHSWGLAIDIQPKRLGGKVIYWGWEQEKNPDWMLVPQSERWAPPAEIIQLFEQEGFIWGGKWDLYDQMHFEYRPELHLLKKLSLESLQIPPEEPPRKED, encoded by the coding sequence ATGATTCAGAAAAGATTGTATACTCTGATGGGGGTCGGCGTTTTTCTTGGGATAGTTCTTATAGGGCTTGGGGCCCTCCCGGCATACCAACGCCTTTTTGGGCCCCGGGAGGTTCTTAAAGCCTATGAGCAGGCCTTCCCCGATCGGGTGCGGGATGTTTCCTGGCAAGAGGGAGACTGGACTATCACGGTGGCAGAAACTACCCTTTTCTGGGCCCAGGGAAGGATACTTCCCGCAGAAGAGCGGAGCGAATGGCAAAAGTACCTCCCCTACGTATTCTACACCTATCCGGAAAGCCCCCCCGATCCACGGCAATACACCCCCGAACGAATAGAACAGCTTCGACTCCTGGGAGATGCGGAACAAAGAAAAAACGGCCCGGACCATCATCCCCTTTTTCGCAGCCTTTTGTATGAGGGCCGTTCCCGGGGAGAAGTGGAAGCCCAGATTGTAGCGATCCAGTTTTTTGGAAAAAAAGTTTCTGTGCATCGGCGAATTGCGGCGGCCCTGCGACGGATTGATACAAAGACCCGTTCCCTGGCAAAAACAAATCAAAAGGTGGCTACCTTTCTCTCTACCGTCGGAACTATCGGGGGATACAACTGGAGAGAAATCCGGGGGACCCAGCGGATGAGCTTTCATAGCTGGGGACTTGCCATCGACATACAACCCAAACGGCTGGGAGGTAAGGTAATATACTGGGGCTGGGAACAGGAAAAAAACCCTGATTGGATGCTGGTTCCCCAGAGTGAACGCTGGGCCCCGCCGGCCGAAATAATTCAGTTGTTTGAACAGGAAGGCTTTATCTGGGGTGGCAAGTGGGACCTGTATGACCAGATGCACTTTGAATATCGGCCCGAGCTCCACCTGCTTAAAAAGCTATCCCTGGAAAGCCTCCAGATTCCCCCAGAGGAACCCCCACGAAAAGAAGATTAA
- the amrB gene encoding AmmeMemoRadiSam system protein B, whose amino-acid sequence MAKASAVKIRDMLLADFWYPQDEDIARRQIQGYEQEQSSLLVHSLPLQTPVAGQEKLPSGKVHLMVLPHAAWDLVGPLLSRAFLYTRSTPYQHIILIGPSHDSREEGIFVSESDIFTTPLGPVRVDTDGIEEFASTSTLVTTNDILHLSEYSLEPLLPFIAYYFPDTPIVPVLTGKIPHWKSILALQRALELVMAGTNGEVLIIISCNFSSSQKELKEGSFAPLFAALENHNEEALLTVVRSIPLEICGLPALLACLRLSFFSSLTMRVLGSLSVDGEEGGNFHYYHALVWEEPGT is encoded by the coding sequence ATGGCAAAAGCCTCAGCGGTAAAAATTCGGGACATGCTGCTCGCCGATTTTTGGTACCCCCAGGATGAGGACATAGCCCGGCGCCAAATCCAGGGCTACGAACAAGAACAGTCGTCCCTCCTGGTACATTCCCTTCCTCTTCAAACCCCAGTTGCCGGACAAGAGAAGCTTCCCTCAGGGAAGGTCCATCTTATGGTCCTTCCCCATGCGGCCTGGGACCTCGTGGGACCCCTCCTTTCCCGGGCTTTCTTGTACACCCGGTCTACGCCCTATCAACACATCATTCTCATCGGGCCTTCCCATGACTCGAGGGAAGAAGGCATTTTTGTCAGTGAGTCAGATATCTTCACCACCCCCCTTGGTCCCGTAAGGGTCGATACCGACGGGATAGAAGAATTTGCGTCGACCAGTACCCTGGTAACCACCAACGATATTCTCCATCTTTCTGAATATTCCTTAGAACCGCTCCTTCCCTTTATTGCCTATTATTTTCCCGACACCCCCATAGTCCCGGTTTTAACGGGGAAAATTCCCCACTGGAAAAGTATTCTGGCTTTACAGCGGGCCCTGGAACTCGTCATGGCAGGGACAAATGGGGAAGTGCTTATCATTATCTCCTGCAATTTTTCGAGCTCCCAGAAAGAACTGAAGGAAGGTTCCTTCGCCCCCCTCTTTGCCGCCCTGGAAAACCATAACGAAGAGGCCCTCCTCACGGTTGTCCGTTCTATCCCCCTGGAGATTTGCGGCCTGCCGGCGCTGCTAGCCTGTCTGCGATTATCCTTTTTTTCTTCCCTTACCATGAGGGTCCTGGGTTCTCTTTCGGTAGATGGAGAGGAAGGGGGAAACTTTCACTATTACCATGCCCTTGTATGGGAAGAACCGGGGACTTAA
- a CDS encoding tetratricopeptide repeat protein, which translates to MNDEAPRDPVLSLLDAQNLMARYEYDKAITILQDLVAEDPRDSTVLTALGIAYTEAGQNEKAVKALQWALSLDNTIPEAHEALGCALYRLDRYGEAEKALRTAALLRPDDGSILRNLGVVVSRLGNLEEGEALIEEAYALNHWDYHAMYALVSVRLRQGDLEGALELLERLANEDAPIQLKMLAIDHIQNIKRYIRP; encoded by the coding sequence ATGAACGATGAAGCCCCGCGGGATCCGGTGCTGAGCCTGCTGGATGCTCAAAACCTGATGGCCCGCTATGAATATGATAAAGCCATTACCATCCTTCAGGACCTCGTTGCAGAGGACCCCCGGGACAGTACGGTCCTTACAGCCCTCGGTATAGCCTATACCGAAGCCGGACAAAATGAAAAGGCCGTAAAGGCCCTCCAGTGGGCCCTTTCCCTGGATAACACTATTCCCGAAGCTCACGAGGCTCTGGGATGTGCCCTGTATCGCCTGGACCGGTATGGGGAAGCAGAAAAGGCCCTCCGTACGGCAGCCCTGCTGAGACCCGACGATGGGAGCATCCTGCGCAATCTGGGGGTGGTGGTGTCCCGCCTGGGGAATCTGGAAGAGGGGGAAGCCCTTATCGAAGAGGCCTATGCCCTGAACCATTGGGATTATCATGCCATGTACGCCCTGGTCTCGGTGCGACTGCGCCAGGGAGACCTGGAAGGGGCCCTGGAACTGCTCGAACGCCTGGCGAATGAGGACGCTCCCATCCAGCTAAAAATGCTTGCCATTGACCATATCCAGAACATAAAACGCTACATTCGCCCTTAA
- a CDS encoding HD domain-containing phosphohydrolase, giving the protein MVQQTYAQTSYERLVARYKKAQGIIKKLKYLYHRLYINYLKLKQYHNKKLKRATITSKLLLEQAIKEKYPLILDHRRRILHVNEELLKELSMSRNEFASSFYIDIMFEKFLPRDCRELGEVAIPEFHMPFLLEGLLNQKLHPFVHLGISGKRVYNQNQKIFIYYLSIRDISAEIELLYYQKTDAVIESLSVANVELQKAKKNIEAQKIMLISLVCSLMEEHSRETASHLQRIQLITSYLTEEIQRLNLLKSAPYAIEQYLKDIAYTSVLHDIGKVGVPQELIAKKHPLETDEFEQIKHHTIAGAAYIKKIINLFQADPAYSQYIPFLEIPYSICLYHHERWDGSGYPKGLKGKQIPLPARIVAIADAYDAMRSDRPYNIPKSHREAVEEIVHSGGSQFDPVLVNVFCNIEKKLEELKY; this is encoded by the coding sequence ATGGTACAGCAGACCTATGCCCAGACCAGTTATGAGCGACTTGTCGCTCGATATAAAAAAGCCCAGGGGATTATCAAAAAACTCAAGTATCTCTATCATAGACTGTACATTAACTATCTTAAACTAAAGCAATACCACAACAAAAAATTAAAACGGGCCACCATTACCAGTAAATTGCTCTTAGAACAGGCCATAAAAGAAAAGTACCCCCTTATTCTCGATCATCGCCGCCGGATTCTCCATGTAAACGAAGAGCTCCTTAAAGAACTTAGCATGAGCAGAAACGAGTTTGCCTCATCCTTTTACATTGATATCATGTTCGAAAAATTTCTTCCCCGGGATTGCCGGGAACTGGGAGAAGTGGCTATCCCCGAATTCCACATGCCCTTTTTACTGGAAGGGCTCCTCAACCAAAAACTCCATCCCTTTGTGCACCTCGGGATTTCCGGGAAACGGGTATACAATCAGAATCAAAAAATTTTTATATACTACCTTTCCATCCGGGATATCAGCGCCGAAATCGAATTACTGTACTACCAGAAGACCGACGCCGTCATCGAATCTCTTTCGGTGGCAAACGTGGAACTCCAGAAGGCAAAAAAGAATATCGAAGCCCAAAAAATCATGCTCATCTCCCTGGTCTGTTCCCTTATGGAAGAACATAGTCGGGAAACCGCAAGCCACCTCCAGCGGATCCAGCTTATCACCTCCTATCTCACAGAAGAAATCCAGCGGCTGAACCTACTCAAGTCTGCACCCTATGCCATAGAGCAATACTTAAAGGATATTGCCTATACCTCGGTGCTCCACGACATAGGGAAAGTAGGGGTACCCCAGGAATTGATAGCCAAAAAACATCCCCTGGAAACGGATGAATTTGAACAGATAAAACACCATACCATCGCCGGTGCGGCCTACATCAAAAAGATTATTAACCTTTTCCAGGCAGACCCGGCATATAGCCAGTATATTCCCTTTCTGGAAATTCCCTATAGTATTTGCCTGTACCATCATGAGCGCTGGGATGGCTCAGGATATCCCAAAGGCCTTAAGGGGAAGCAGATTCCCCTCCCCGCCCGGATCGTGGCCATCGCAGATGCCTACGACGCGATGCGTTCGGACCGTCCCTACAACATCCCCAAAAGTCATCGGGAAGCGGTGGAAGAAATCGTCCACTCAGGGGGAAGCCAGTTTGACCCTGTCCTGGTAAATGTGTTCTGTAACATCGAAAAAAAACTAGAAGAACTAAAATATTGA
- a CDS encoding hexokinase: protein MRSNFDPRLLADFARYYGFHYGVCDPVALVKDLIIEMERGLRGEPSTLPMLPSYLYPVSSVPPGKTVIALDAGGTNLRSALVRFNEQGKAIAENTIKTHMPGTKGQLSARAFFDEIAAVTAPLLKEHPDVAGIGFCFSYPMEMTKDADGILLGFSKEVDAPEVIGKAIGAGLRDALARQGVSAPERIVLLNDTVATLLSGLAEIPADGGQRKGPDVYAVEAGPVIGFILGTGMNVAYPETHIPKIGFEDPQNPQIVVCEMGSFRTRYTGRLDEEFDATTKNPGKYTFEKTMAGAYLGPLTLYMLKKAVQDGVLVFRRSQELLAMETLQTKDLNAFMHNPLTGEGPIGSLFDRDERDALATLVFLTSIITERAALFAAATVAAAVEKIKAGYDPFVPVRIAVEGTTYMIYKGMRPALESYLHTMLANKAPRSVVISPVEQASLFGAAVAALSK from the coding sequence ATGCGATCCAACTTTGACCCCCGGCTCCTGGCCGACTTTGCCCGATATTATGGTTTCCACTATGGCGTATGTGATCCCGTAGCGCTGGTAAAAGATCTCATCATAGAAATGGAACGGGGCCTCAGGGGAGAGCCTTCTACACTCCCCATGTTGCCCTCCTATCTTTACCCGGTTTCCTCGGTTCCTCCAGGAAAGACGGTTATTGCCCTTGACGCGGGGGGAACGAATCTTCGTTCTGCCCTGGTTCGTTTTAATGAACAGGGGAAAGCGATAGCGGAAAATACGATTAAAACCCATATGCCGGGAACGAAGGGACAGCTTTCTGCCCGGGCTTTTTTTGATGAAATTGCGGCGGTTACGGCGCCGTTACTCAAGGAACATCCTGATGTGGCGGGGATAGGTTTTTGTTTTTCCTACCCCATGGAAATGACCAAGGATGCGGACGGCATCCTTTTAGGGTTCAGCAAGGAGGTTGATGCCCCCGAAGTTATCGGCAAGGCCATTGGGGCAGGTTTGAGGGATGCCCTGGCACGGCAGGGCGTTTCGGCACCAGAACGAATTGTGCTTCTCAACGATACGGTGGCGACCCTGCTTTCGGGGCTGGCTGAAATTCCCGCCGATGGTGGGCAACGCAAAGGTCCCGATGTGTATGCCGTGGAAGCGGGGCCGGTGATAGGGTTTATCCTGGGCACCGGGATGAATGTGGCCTACCCTGAAACCCATATCCCGAAGATTGGCTTTGAGGATCCCCAGAATCCCCAGATTGTGGTGTGCGAAATGGGGAGTTTCCGGACCCGCTATACGGGACGGCTGGATGAAGAATTTGATGCCACCACCAAGAATCCCGGAAAATACACCTTCGAAAAAACCATGGCCGGGGCCTACCTGGGTCCCCTCACGTTATATATGTTGAAAAAGGCGGTCCAGGATGGAGTCTTAGTGTTCCGAAGATCCCAGGAACTTCTTGCGATGGAAACCCTGCAGACCAAGGACCTGAATGCCTTCATGCATAACCCCCTTACCGGCGAAGGTCCCATCGGCTCCCTCTTTGATCGGGATGAACGGGATGCCCTGGCGACCCTTGTCTTCCTAACGTCTATTATCACCGAGCGGGCGGCCCTCTTTGCGGCCGCCACGGTGGCTGCGGCGGTAGAAAAAATCAAGGCCGGCTATGATCCCTTTGTGCCGGTGCGGATCGCCGTAGAAGGCACAACCTACATGATTTATAAGGGGATGCGACCAGCCCTGGAATCCTACTTACATACGATGCTTGCCAATAAGGCTCCCCGCTCGGTGGTGATTTCCCCGGTGGAGCAGGCATCCCTTTTTGGAGCCGCCGTGGCGGCCCTTTCAAAATAG
- a CDS encoding adenylate/guanylate cyclase domain-containing protein, with translation MSIRLKILSVVLPLLVTSVVLVGGASYFLAVSSVTAVAFDFLSFKAEEVEQYAESQWKLLVENGKVGEPEMEAAAQAAVVSFARSVLRSDTEAICAFDREGNLAMVVGPLSFKPEEQRLLQDYGAQQKRGLVNFLAQDINRVAVTFPFVPFGWQVFVSEQESTFYGQARRIGQFSVYILVGALVVASALLLLFARFLTRPIRIVTDTMQSIIETNNLSERVPVLYRDEIGRLSYTFNVMLQELEQAYTQIKKYAFEAVVAQKRETKIRNIFQLYVPKDVIDEVFMNPEKMLVGDNRDVAILFSDIRSFTTISEKMAPDELVNSLNRYFSIMVDVIMGKNGVVDKYIGDAIMAVFGAPVKHGNDALDSVLAGLGMIDALSIFNAEQKKLGGPEFQIGVGINYGIVTVGNIGCEKKMNYTVIGDTVNLASRLEGLTKKYHQPILFSQSVYEQVKDQVLCRTVDKVAVKGKTIGVPIYTSRTRITEKETEGWYIHEQALGLYYERDFSGARGLFERVLSLIPEDPLAKEYIQRCGVYEKSPPPPEWDGVEVMTEK, from the coding sequence ATGAGTATCCGGCTTAAAATATTGAGTGTGGTGCTCCCCCTCCTTGTAACGTCGGTGGTGCTCGTCGGAGGAGCTTCCTATTTTCTTGCGGTCTCTTCGGTAACGGCGGTGGCCTTTGATTTTCTCAGTTTTAAGGCCGAAGAAGTAGAACAGTATGCGGAAAGTCAGTGGAAGCTCCTGGTGGAAAATGGCAAGGTAGGGGAGCCGGAGATGGAAGCGGCCGCCCAGGCGGCGGTGGTTTCCTTTGCTCGAAGCGTCCTCCGCAGCGATACGGAGGCCATCTGTGCCTTCGACAGGGAGGGAAACCTTGCCATGGTGGTGGGACCCCTTTCGTTTAAGCCGGAAGAGCAACGCCTGTTGCAGGACTATGGGGCCCAGCAAAAACGGGGGCTTGTAAATTTCCTGGCCCAGGATATTAACCGGGTAGCGGTGACCTTTCCTTTTGTTCCCTTTGGGTGGCAGGTCTTTGTATCCGAACAGGAAAGCACCTTTTACGGCCAGGCCCGCCGGATAGGGCAGTTTTCTGTATATATCTTGGTGGGAGCCCTGGTTGTGGCCAGCGCCCTGTTGTTACTCTTTGCCCGCTTCCTTACCCGTCCGATCAGGATAGTGACGGATACCATGCAGTCGATTATTGAAACGAACAATCTTTCGGAGCGGGTTCCGGTCCTCTATCGTGATGAGATTGGTCGGCTGTCTTACACCTTTAATGTGATGCTCCAGGAACTGGAACAGGCCTATACGCAGATAAAAAAATATGCCTTCGAAGCCGTGGTCGCACAGAAACGGGAAACAAAAATTCGCAACATTTTCCAGCTCTACGTTCCCAAGGATGTCATCGACGAAGTCTTCATGAACCCCGAAAAGATGCTCGTGGGGGATAACCGGGACGTGGCGATCCTTTTCTCGGATATTCGGAGTTTTACCACCATTTCGGAGAAAATGGCCCCCGATGAACTAGTGAATTCCTTAAACCGCTATTTTTCAATAATGGTGGATGTCATCATGGGAAAAAATGGGGTGGTGGATAAGTACATCGGGGATGCGATTATGGCGGTGTTCGGTGCCCCCGTAAAACATGGCAATGATGCCCTGGATTCGGTCCTTGCGGGCCTTGGTATGATCGACGCCCTTTCTATTTTTAACGCGGAACAGAAAAAATTAGGGGGCCCCGAGTTCCAGATTGGCGTGGGAATTAACTATGGCATTGTAACGGTGGGAAACATTGGCTGTGAAAAAAAGATGAACTATACCGTCATTGGGGATACGGTAAACCTGGCAAGCCGCCTTGAGGGGCTTACCAAGAAGTATCACCAGCCGATTCTCTTTTCCCAGTCGGTCTATGAACAGGTGAAGGACCAGGTCCTCTGTAGAACCGTGGACAAGGTGGCTGTAAAGGGAAAGACCATTGGGGTGCCCATTTATACCAGCCGCACCCGCATAACTGAAAAAGAAACCGAAGGGTGGTATATTCATGAGCAGGCCCTGGGACTCTACTATGAACGGGATTTCTCGGGCGCCCGGGGACTCTTTGAGCGGGTCCTGAGCCTTATTCCGGAGGATCCCCTGGCAAAGGAATACATCCAGCGCTGTGGGGTCTATGAGAAGAGCCCACCACCCCCAGAATGGGATGGGGTTGAGGTGATGACCGAAAAATGA